The genomic DNA GCAGCAGGGCGTGTTGTGGGTTCGGGAAGATAGCGCGAAGGGTAATCGAACCGGTGTTTTCATCCACGGTGACGTCAGAGAATTGCAGCGAGCCTTTTTGTGCGTACGGCTGACCGTTTTCCATGACTAGCTGCACACGTTTGGTTTCGCCGCCGCCCTGCAGGCTTTCCTGTTTCAGGCGCATAAAATCGTTACTGGACTGCGTCACATCGACGTAAATAGGATCAAGCTGCTGCACAGTGGCCAGCGCCTCTCCCTGGCTGCTGGTGACCAGCGCGCCTTCGGTCACCGTGGACTTACCAATACGGCCGCTGATGGGGGAGGTGACTTTCGTCCAGGCGAGATTAATGCGTGCATTCTCCACGGCAGCCTTTGCCGCCAGCACGCTGGCATCCGCCTGACGCGCAGTGGCAATGGCCTGATCGTAATCCTGCTGGCTGATGTACTGCGTGCCGAGCAGCGGGGCGTAGCGTTTTACCGTCAGATGTGCGAGGGCAGCTGCCGCTGCGGCTTTGGCTTCATCTGCTTTTGCGCTGGCATACGCGGCCTGGTAAGTCGCGGGATCGATCTGGTAAAGCGACTGACCGGCTTCTACGTCGCTGCCTTCCACAAAATGACGTTTAAGGATGATGCCGCTAACCTGCGGGCGAACTTCCGCGATGCGAAACGCTGCTGTGCGCCCCGGAAGTTCAGTGGTCACCTTCAACGGCGCGCGCATGGCAACATGAAAGGTCACCTTTGGCGTGGGTGCCTGCGGTTGTTGATTGTCCGAATCATTGCAGCCTGCCAGTAATGCAGTCGTCATGATGAGGCTGGAGAAAAGCGTCGCCCTGGCGTGAATCATTATTACCGTTCCTTATTAACCGAATCATCGGTGCACCGAAAACCGGAGAAAGAATAGAGATAAAACAGCTCGCCATCCTACAAATAAATAAATGCAGATGTAAGTCATCGTGAATTAAGAATCGGTACTGAACGCACTAAAACACAAAAAAGAGATGAATGGTGTCAGGTTTATTTACGATGTGAATGCGTTGTGTTTATTTATTGATATTAACTATTCAATAAAAAGTTGTGTGTGTCTATGCGCCATCGTTTTTTTCGACAATAATGGCTGCCGATTTATTCGTGATTTTTACTTTTCGGTAGTGACTTTTCTCTGGCGGGTACGCATTTTATGGCAAGAAAAACGAAAGCAGACGCATTAAAGACACGGCAACTTTTAATCGATGCCGCCATTGAACAGTTCGCTAAGCACGGCGTGACCAATACCACGCTTTCTGACATCGCCGATGCTGCTGGCGTCACGCGCGGCGCGGTGTACTGGCACTTTAGCAGTAAAACGGAATTATTCAATGAAATGTGGGAACAGCAGGTACCGTTAAACCATATCATAAAATATATACGAACGGAGAATGAAAACCCGCTAATTGATTTGCAGGAGAAATTTATTGCCGCGCTGCAATATATTGCCGAAACGCCAAAGCAACGTGCATTAATGCAAATACTTTATCATAAATGTGAATTCACAACGGGAATGATGACGGAGAGCGAAATCCGTAACAAGATGTGCGTTAACCGTAACGAATTGCGTGAAGCATTATTAAAATGTATCCATTACGGGATTTTACCTGTCGATACCAACGTAGACGTGATGGTCATTATGTTACGCGGTTTTTTTAGCGGCATTATTAAAAACTGGCTCATGGAACCCGGGCAATTCAATTTATATCAACAGGCACCGGTTCTGGCGGATAATATTATGAGCACACTTACTCGGGCGTCGTGCACTCCACCAACTTCAGCGGATTCACCGAATCCATGTTGCGGCATCTTGCAGACTCAAGGGTGACGAACTCCAGCAACTGAATAATCAGCACGTCGAGGAGAAAGACGAGGAGAACAAAAATGACTAACCAACCGTATTTGCGCAACATACCCTGTCCCCTGATTCTTCCAGGATGAATGGCTAGAATATATCCGAAATGGCGGGGCTAAAAAGTGAGGTAAAACGAAGATTCCGGCAATAAAAAAGGCGCTTCCCCATGCCGAAGAGCGCCTTTTTAAACGTCAGGAACAAAAATCAGTTCATGCCGTATTTTCAAAACCTATGTTTTTTATAGTTCAGTGTCGTTCGCTATTGTTTACATATATATTTGAATAAAAAGAGCAATATTCATTTTATTGTTCGCCTTTGCTCGCCCCGGTTTGGGGAGTAACATCGCGATGTGTAGTCAGTGGTGTAGTCAGTCTGAAATATGAACTGAGGTTTTCTATGGCAGGTGGAACGAACAAGTTAAGCGACAGCTCGTTGCGTAAAATGGTCGGAAGGGAAAGCCCTGGTGACAGCTTTTATGCTGACGGCGACGGGCTGAGCGTCAAGGTGTCCCGGGTGGGGATATTGACCTGGTACTTCACGTTCCGGATCGGCGGTCGTAATACGGCGCCGCAGCGCATCAAGCTGGGTAACTACCCTGATTTGTCACTCAAGTCGGCCAGAGAGAAGCGCGATCAGTGCCGCGCCTGGCTGGCTGAGGGCAAGAATCCACAATATCAGCTGAATATCTCGACGCAGGAGACCCTGAAGCCGGTCACGGTTAAGGAGGCTCTGGAATACTGGCTGAACGAATACGCAGCCCACAAACGCGCCAATTTCGTTAAGCACCGCGAACAACTGAAAAAGCACATCTACCCCTATATCGGAAATTACCCTCTCTCGATGTGCGAAACCCGCCACTGGCTCGAGTGCTTTGCCCGGGTGCGCGCTGTCGCGCCGGTGGCTGCAGGATATCTGTTACAGATGTGCAAACAGGCGCTCAAATTTTGCCGGGTGCACCGGTACGCGGTGAGCAACGCTCTGGACGATTTAACGATCGACGATGTTGGCCGCAAGCAGAATAAACTCGACAGAGAGCACAACAGGCCGGAACTGGCCGATATCTGGCGCGAGTGTACCGGCATCAAATTTAAACCCTACTATGCCGCGCTGCTGCGCCTGCTGGTGGTATTTGGCTGCCGGTCGCAGGAGCTGAGGCTCTCCCGGCTCGATGAGTGGGATATGCAGGAATGGGTCTGGACGGTGCCAAAGGAGCACAGTAAAGGCGGGGAGAGGATCGTGCGCCCGGTTCCTGTTGCGGTGAGACCGTTTATCCTGGAGCTTTACGAGAGGCATAAGGATTCAGGCCTGCTGCTGGGCGAGATCAAAAAACCGGAGGCAGTCAGTCAGTGGGGGCGCGGGGTTTATAGACGCCTCGGTCACTCCGCGCCGTGGACGCTTCACGATCTGCGTCGAACGTTCGCCACGACGCTGAATAACATGGGTATAGCTCCGCATGTTGTAGAGCAAC from Trabulsiella odontotermitis includes the following:
- a CDS encoding efflux RND transporter periplasmic adaptor subunit, whose protein sequence is MMIHARATLFSSLIMTTALLAGCNDSDNQQPQAPTPKVTFHVAMRAPLKVTTELPGRTAAFRIAEVRPQVSGIILKRHFVEGSDVEAGQSLYQIDPATYQAAYASAKADEAKAAAAAALAHLTVKRYAPLLGTQYISQQDYDQAIATARQADASVLAAKAAVENARINLAWTKVTSPISGRIGKSTVTEGALVTSSQGEALATVQQLDPIYVDVTQSSNDFMRLKQESLQGGGETKRVQLVMENGQPYAQKGSLQFSDVTVDENTGSITLRAIFPNPQHALLPGMFVRARIDEGVQPNAILIPQQGVTRTPLGQATVLLVNAKNQVELRDITASQAIGDRWLVTDGLQPGDKVIVSGLQKVHPGVTVDAEEDTVAATAK
- the envR gene encoding acrEF/envCD operon transcriptional regulator, whose translation is MARKTKADALKTRQLLIDAAIEQFAKHGVTNTTLSDIADAAGVTRGAVYWHFSSKTELFNEMWEQQVPLNHIIKYIRTENENPLIDLQEKFIAALQYIAETPKQRALMQILYHKCEFTTGMMTESEIRNKMCVNRNELREALLKCIHYGILPVDTNVDVMVIMLRGFFSGIIKNWLMEPGQFNLYQQAPVLADNIMSTLTRASCTPPTSADSPNPCCGILQTQG
- a CDS encoding DUF2556 family protein; the protein is MLRKYGWLVIFVLLVFLLDVLIIQLLEFVTLESARCRNMDSVNPLKLVECTTPE
- a CDS encoding tyrosine-type recombinase/integrase produces the protein MAGGTNKLSDSSLRKMVGRESPGDSFYADGDGLSVKVSRVGILTWYFTFRIGGRNTAPQRIKLGNYPDLSLKSAREKRDQCRAWLAEGKNPQYQLNISTQETLKPVTVKEALEYWLNEYAAHKRANFVKHREQLKKHIYPYIGNYPLSMCETRHWLECFARVRAVAPVAAGYLLQMCKQALKFCRVHRYAVSNALDDLTIDDVGRKQNKLDREHNRPELADIWRECTGIKFKPYYAALLRLLVVFGCRSQELRLSRLDEWDMQEWVWTVPKEHSKGGERIVRPVPVAVRPFILELYERHKDSGLLLGEIKKPEAVSQWGRGVYRRLGHSAPWTLHDLRRTFATTLNNMGIAPHVVEQLLGHTLGGVMAVYNRSQYLPEKLEALNKWMERLDLIAGEYPNVTILKVAK